A segment of the Gossypium hirsutum isolate 1008001.06 chromosome D10, Gossypium_hirsutum_v2.1, whole genome shotgun sequence genome:
AtttgattaaattgagaattaaaCCTAACTTGACCTGCAAcctaatttcaaacaaaaaaccTAACCCCATCGAATCAAGTCGAAATCCATTAGATTCGAATTTTTTTACCATCCCTAACAATAGCattaccaattgaattaaaagttgaataaaaattgagagaatttattttttcaaaaaatttaaatgcaTACTTATGAAGTACAATATGATTTCCAGTACAAAATATGTTTGGTTATAATTATATAAGTATTATGtagggataaatcttaaaattatacataaactttgattaatgtgtaattgtatacatgaattataatctggtgcaattatacacatgaaactctaattttggttcaaatgtatacttgaaactttaattttaatttaatcatacacatttaaagaaataaatacatcaatttatttttatattggataaatataattattttgtgtatgcaatatataaacataaaatgatgttatattaataattgtgttaataatttacaagaattggatcaaatcaaaatttcatgtataaaattgcacaaaatcaaagttcatgtatacaattgcacattaaatcatagttcatgtataatttttgtatttaagttTATTACACTTTTTATGGGGAGAACacaaatttaaacattagagaTAACATTGTTGGGAAGGGTAACTACGAGCTCTAAATATAGACaataaaacaaacatgaaaaagaaaattatataggTACTATGAAAATATTCTCATAACTGTAAatcataaatatgttaaattgacaaattttttaaaagaagtattttgttaaaattttaatggaccCGAAAAGTGAAATATTAATTATGACAGGTGATTTTTATGGATCTTATCTTTAAATGATAATAAATTATTACTTTTTGAgaataaatgataataaattattaacccttacctataaaaaaatgaaattagatttATGCTATCTTTAATACATTATTTGGTACTAAATTTTAGTGTCAATGTTTAATTTAGTATCTGAGTTTTTTTCTTGATTTAGTACTTAAGTTtggttttaatgtttattttagtatctaattttttattttgatatttgagaTCCTTTTAGTCCGAATTTGGTACATAGTTTGCCTCCAATGTTCAATTTAGcatctaagtttttttttattcaattaagtatttatgttttttttactaGAGCACATGTGTCAAACATTTATTTGGTCGCATAATGTCGTTTGGTTTAGGTACTAAATTAAACTTTGAAGCCAAGTTCATGTATCAAACTGAGCCTTGAGACCAAACTCCGGTACCAAATGATAAATTAACCCGTGGTAATAAATATACGTCTAGCTGGTTATGATTTATgtaatcttgattttttttctcaaaaaattagattcaattttacatataatatatatttaattaaccGTTATAATTAGTAAATTCTATTTAATTAGCATGAACTAATAGAATTTATCAGGACAGGATTActttacaacttttttttttaattctaaaaggCAATTACAATCTTTGGGCCAAAATTACGTATAGCAAATTTTTTTGCCTTATTTTGCTCCATATATGATTTCCTCTTCATTGAGAAAATTCATTCTGGAGCCTATAAAtacgtttttttctttttaaaccaAAGCCATTTTACGTGCAAGTTAAGCGATATTCCAGTTACCTTTCAAATTCCCAACACCCAAATATGACCAAAATCATCTCTTTATTCATACTTGAAGCTGTATTTTGCTTCACATTTTTCACTGTAAGCTACTCAGACATCAACCTAATTCAAACCACTTGCAAAAAGACTCCATTTTACGATCTCTGCGTCTTGACTTTGAAATCCGACCCCCGGAGTTCGACCGCGGATGTGTCGGGGCTTGCTCGGATTGTGGCTGACAGTGTCAAAGCTAAAGCCATTGCCACATTGAATCAGATTTCAGCATTGCTTAAAAGTGTCAAAGACCCCACCTTGGAAAAGGCCTTGGAAGGTTGCATTGTTTCATATAACACCATTATCCAGGCTGATATCCCAGTAGCAATTGATGCAATTGAGAAAAACAACCCCAAATTTGCTGTTCAGAGTGCAACTGATGCTGGAAATGAAGCTCAGGCATGTGAAAACAGCTTTGCAGAAAAGCCATCCAATTCTCCAATCTTTAGTGGAAACAAAGCTGTGCATGATCTTTCTGTTGTTCTTCAATCCATTGCCTCATTGTTACTATAGGCTGATGTTAAGTCAGTTCTCTTTGCTATTAaatgatgataaataaattaaaacaaaatgagATATTTATGAATTATCTGATGATTTTTCATGTTTGTTGACATCGATGAAGTATGCCATTACAAAATCGGTGTAATTAGCTTTTACTTTTTTAGCACAAacactcaaaggtgaaataaaaaCACATAATAAAATTTCTCACAAAGGAATCAAGTCGTGCTCTCTAAGCTCTCGACTAGCTAATCTCATGCCACTACTACCTGTTTATAGTCCTCACGACTTCAACTAGAAGTAAAGGATAAGTGAGATAATATTTTGATATACTAGCTGGTTTTTCACAACAGAAATGGTCAACAAGtgacttaaattattgctaataTGATCTTCAATTATCTCTATTTTATCTTgatcaaaatcatcaaataatCCTCAAGAAATACCAATTGAAAAATGCTTTAATTAAATCAGCGCCGATAATGCTTTGCTTATTCTTATGCTCCATATCCTCATATTATCAACTGAGATACAGTTGTTATTAAACTCaaatatttacttattaaatttcgggattatcaaataaattttactacttatttatcttgaataaaatcaaaatatattctcAATCAAAATTGTCGTAAGTTTGGATTTTTGGTAAAAGTTCTAAAGTAGCAAAATACATTCACGACAGCATAACATGTGAATCAACTCAGGAATATTATTCAAGAAAGCAAAACACCCCTTAACTAAATTCGATTACACCTTTCTccatcttttgaaaaaaaaaatctaaagatgaATTAAACAAACCATAGATGAAATGCACAACCAAACCTTTCCTCTTATTCAACAGTGAAACTAGTGCAAGGTTGAAGTATACGAATTCTATGGGGCTTCTAGTGAGGTAACGTGATCAGATTCAACAACAAACTACACATCTCCTTCACCATATCAAAACTTCTCACCTATCATAGggctaaaaaattattaaatcaatcCATCAAAGAGAACGATAAATATCGTTAGGCTAGTTCCCGAGCAATATCATTTCAATAGCTCAATTTTCAATCAAGTCATAAAACAAATAAGATTTTCTCTCCCTTAGTACTAAGGATAATACACTCCCCTTGCTCCATTTTAAAGTTCATTAATTAAGGGGATATGACATGGTGCTATATGAATAAGCATTCTAACTGGTAGAACAATTGGGACCTTTACCACCTTTATGATCATCACAAGTTTGCACACCTTTATTCTTATAAAACTTTAATTGAGTATTCATGGCAATCCCTTTATCTTCAATGTGGTCTTCAAGGGTAACTTCACGTTTGACTTGAGCATCAATCTTTCCTTGATCTTCATAATTGATTAGCTGTTGAACTTTTCTCACCTGCATTTTCTTTTAAGATATAGGAACACTGTGTGCAACCTTTAAATTTTGCTCCCATCTCAAATTATTAAGGAGCTTATAACAATAAGGTCTAATGTCACCAACTTTATCATAGTAAcgatgtaacatcccaaaatttatGATGTCCTCTGTGTCACTATTCAAGGAAGTgtagtaaattttcaaaaaataaaatttacattaattagtaattttataGTAGAGTGTAACATTGGGAATTATTATTGAAGTGTGGTAATGTCATTGAGTGAGTCATAGACTTAGTGAGAAGTGTTTAAGatgtgcaattttaccattagaGGAGTAAATTAGTCAATTTATAAGAGTTTATAATTGGAGTTATTAGATGAAGGTGGGATTAAATGAGGGCCATTGGATCATGGTTTTACAACAAAGGTTTATTTTGGTTTTACAATAAGAGATTTGACTTCTTCCTGCACTTGTTGTCAACCACTTGAAGTAGGAGGataatttctttttccattttcttgcTTCCTTCTTCCATTCTTACCTCAAATTTCACCACCAACCTTGCCTCTTTCTTAAGTTCCATTCTAAAAACCTCTTCTCCAGCTAgttttcttcattattttcttccaACCACAACTTAAAAGTTTGTTGGGTAGAGTGAGAAAGCTTGATTATGGGTAAGAGAAATGATTTTTCCATCATCTCATCAtgtttaaattgagtttttatttGCTTAGAAAGTAGTTAAGCCATATTAATggctatttattattattaatataagtaTTTATCGTCTAATAAAGAGAAAGAAGTAGAGAGAGGGACTACAAGCAATGTAAAGGAAAGATTGTAGATTGAGGAGACTgctcttattttggtatattacttttttttttgtttaaatgtgttgtGTGCTTGAGTGGGTGAATATAAATGAGCATATTAATTCATAATGGTAATTTTTAATGTTGGCCAAGTGTAAAGAGTGTTGAAATGGAGTTATAGTTAAACTAATgagttataaaaaaaaattatattgttttgCAGTGATATGTATGACTAGTGGACATAATTTCCATGATTGAATTATATTATCTTAAATATGAAGTTTCATGAAGTGGTGATAACTATGGTTGTGATCATTGAAATTTTATATCAATGAAAGTGTTATGAAATAGCTAATGTgacttaaaaaaaaatgaatgtaaTGCCTTTGTAAACTTAgttaaatagttaggatatggtTGACATGTCAATAGGGTATACATATGTTAGAAGATGCAATTTGAAACCGTGATTGATGCCATAAGGCAAGTGTATATGGATCCATTTCTATAGTATTCAGATGATAGCGCTTTTAGCATAGTATTTCAGAGAGTTTGGTTGGTTAGCCCCAAATATATGACCTTTGTTTTGCTAAGATTACTAAgggcaacaaaaataaaaatattgaaaaaggaTTATTCCTGgtaaattgaatgttatattcATTGTGATAAATGCCATATTTTATTAGTTCTTATACCATGGATGGTATTAATGTAATTGCATAAATAATTAGATTTGTTACCTCTATAGGAGATTTTTTTTACAATTCCTCCTCATTTATGCCATCATTATCAAAGAGTTAAACTTTACACATTGGCCAAAAAACGGTGGGATGAGGTAAGTGTTTGTGAtttccatttgaacttactaagctgatGCTTATGTGTTGTTTTTGCGCGTAGATTTTACATGAAGGTTTTTTGGCTCTCCCTAACCTTTGGGACATCGCACCATTGTGGGGCTAGAAGACTAGGAAATTAGTTTATATATGATTAGTGGCTAAAATAGAACGTACTAAGGAGtctatttcatttatatatatactagtttCATTATTACTTGAAAGTCTTGCTTTGaagtgtaatttttaaaatttgatcctTTAAGCATGATGTGTTGGCCATATCTTTTAATTAGTGGCCTTAGCTTGAACTTATTAACATATGTTCAACTTGGTTTTATGCTTTTGTTTTGCAAAATGAATGGTGGTATAGTGAATAATTTTTTGTATTCATTCATGTTACTTCCAAATAAATGGTTTTATGCTTTTGTTTTGGCATATGTTTGTATTCATTCACCAAATGAATGGTGAATAATTGGTGGCCTTAacttgaacttattaagcatgaACATCAAATAAAGAATCAACACAAAATTATCAGAAGTTAAAATGACTCAGCTACAAGTGTGACAGGTCAGCTGTAATATTtatgttacaatggaacactgaGTGTTCTGAGGATCAAACCTAAGAGAGATTGGGTGATAAAGTGACTAAcaatgaaaatgcatgaaattgcAAAGTCTAGCTAGCTACTCACTGAGTATTATAGTATGAAAAATCATCATCAAAGATTAATTACACTAACTTACacctagaaggactaaattgcaaaatagaTAAAAGTACacaaatatcaattcaatttACTAAAGTGGTCGGTTGGCTTTCATGTTACTGGTCAATTATTAGATTAGGGATCTAAATGGTTCAAATTCCTAATTGGTTCAATTTTTCCTTTTGGTCATCATTTTGCCTAATTAGGTGATTTAGTTtggtttatctctcgatctcactaAACTAAATCGGGACAATCACATTGGTTCTTAATAGGTTCTCCTATCGGTCTCACCTATCTAAATGTTCACCTAAAGGCATTAGTTTTAGGTTTGAAGTCTATTCCATTTAGTCCATttgttatgatttagtccttgacccaaaaactaaacatgcaaaatttccatcaaccaaccatCATTAGATTTAGTTACTATCCATCATCAATATATAAACATCAATTAAGTTcatatttaaatgatttattaaaaaaagcataaaaaacaAGGTTGAGAAAATCTTAGTGACCTAAGATTGATTCTTTGTAGAAGGTGATAGTAGCACTAGTGGTGATGAAAGCACAACTAAAGCTGAGATttctactgtaacaccccaaaacccgacctagaagtttagaccgaatcccGGAGGTTATATTGATCATCGAAGTGATTgtaagaaaattttacaaaacaaattATCTCAAATCCATTACAAACACCTTTTTCTCTTTACGA
Coding sequences within it:
- the LOC107915938 gene encoding cell wall / vacuolar inhibitor of fructosidase 1, whose product is MTKIISLFILEAVFCFTFFTVSYSDINLIQTTCKKTPFYDLCVLTLKSDPRSSTADVSGLARIVADSVKAKAIATLNQISALLKSVKDPTLEKALEGCIVSYNTIIQADIPVAIDAIEKNNPKFAVQSATDAGNEAQACENSFAEKPSNSPIFSGNKAVHDLSVVLQSIASLLL